The genome window GTGGTACCAGCTATGAGGATTCCCTCACACCTCACCGCTCGCTTTGTAGTCCCCGCGGGTTGGTAAAGGGGGCATACGACACGGTGTCCGCGCTTGGTCCCTCGCTCCTTCAGAGAGATCGAGACGAGACGGCCTCCGGCGGGCAAAGGGGCGTTGCCCCTCTGCACTCCCCACCAGGGTGCCCCTGGACCCGGTGGGGCTGTGCACTCGATCATCCGCCTGACGACGTCAGAGCGTCTGCGGCAAATGCCGGACGTGGAGGTCGGAATTCAGCACTTCGACCTCCGGACCATTCTCAGTCCAGCGAATGATGTTGACGCAGCAGTTCGTCTGATGAAGCGTCCGCGCGCGGGCGATCGGCAGTTGCAGAATCGAAGCCAGGATCGACTTGTTCACGACGTTATGAGCCACAATCCCGATCGTGTGCCCGACATACTTCCACGCCAGATCTTCCAAGACCGGCAGCGTCCGCTTCTGCACGTCGACGTAGCTCTCGCCGCCGTAGTACGGCACCGTTCCGGGGTTCGCGAGGAACTCGGCAGACTCCCGCGGATACTGCTCCTTGATCTGGTTCCACGAGAGCCGCTCCCACTGACCGACGTTGACCTCCTCAAAGGCCTTCATGGTCTCAAGAGTCAGCGGCCGCGGCCCGATCGCGGCCTGAGCGGTCTGCTGGGCCCGCAGCATCGGACTCGCAAAGAACGCTTTGAACGGAACGCTTTCGAGCAGCGTCGCCAGCGCCGCCGCCTGCCGCCGGCCGTTCTCGCTCAGCGGACCGTTGACCGAGTTCCCCTGGAGGATGAACGGACGGCAGGCGTTCTCCGCGGTCTCGCCGTGGCGCATCAGGTAGATGATCGTGTCAGGCATTCCGGGGACCGCCTTCTCGCAGGGGAGTCGGGAGCACGAGCGACCAGTTCCGGCCCGAGGCGCTGGTCCGTTCGAACAGGGCGAAGCCAACAAAAAACCGGCTCGGGGAACGAGCCGGTTTTCGCTTCAGGTCACGCGGGAAGGCTCAGGCTTCGTCAAGGATCTCGACGGCGCCGAACTTCTTCCCTTCGAGCATTTCGAGGCTCGCTCCGCCGCCGGTGCTGACGTGCGACACCTTGTCGGCCAGGCCGAACTGCTCGATCGCCGCGGCGCTGTCACCACCGCCAATGATGCTCACGCAGTCGGAGTCGGCGAGGGCCTGAGCGACGGCCTTTGTTCCCACGTCGAACGGCGGCATCTCGAAGACCCCCATC of Planctomyces sp. SH-PL14 contains these proteins:
- a CDS encoding histidine phosphatase family protein; the encoded protein is MPDTIIYLMRHGETAENACRPFILQGNSVNGPLSENGRRQAAALATLLESVPFKAFFASPMLRAQQTAQAAIGPRPLTLETMKAFEEVNVGQWERLSWNQIKEQYPRESAEFLANPGTVPYYGGESYVDVQKRTLPVLEDLAWKYVGHTIGIVAHNVVNKSILASILQLPIARARTLHQTNCCVNIIRWTENGPEVEVLNSDLHVRHLPQTL